Genomic segment of Vulpes lagopus strain Blue_001 chromosome 7, ASM1834538v1, whole genome shotgun sequence:
TCCGGCTTTGCTCTTCTTCACCTCTAGGATTACAAGGGCCAGAAGCTAGCTGAACAGATGTTTCAGGGAATCATTCTTTTTTCTGCAGTAAGTATCGGTTTTGCACAgtattctttcttctccccccgcccccagccagcTTGACTGTGTTTAACACACTTCGTCTGTTTACAGATAGTTGGATTTATCTACGGGTACGTGGCCGAACAGTTTGGGTGGACTGTCTATATAGTTATGGCCGGATTTGCTTTTTCGTGTTTGGTAAGGAGTTTGTGAGTATTTGAATGTTAGTGACAAGTTCACTGAATGGGTTGGTTTGGTTGGACCTAGCAGTAAGAACCAGCACCGACTTTTCAAAACCTCCTTTTGTCATCAGTCCTTGGAAAAGTAGAATGCCAAATAAGTGTCAGATAAAGTAAGCTGCATAAAAGGACATTTCTTTTGGCAGCTGCTCCAAGCAGTAATCTTAAGGTCAGAGCTAGTGGTAATTTCCTCTGGTCTTCACAGTGCTCCCTCCTCACCGTTTAGCTCTTACAGCCTTATGTGTCAATGGTGAGGCTTGttcccagtttttaaatttaccttgTTTGGGCAGAGGTATAACTGGAATGTCAGTTTTGCTGCTGTTTTTACTATGCTGTTAGCATAGGAGGTATTTGGGAACCAGGCATTATCTGTAATGATCTTTCAGacttttaatgtttaatattgATGGATTTTCTCTGTTCTGGTTCAGTTGACACTTCCTCCATGGCCCATTTATCGCCGGCATCCCCTCAAGTGGTTACCTGTCCAAGACTCAGGTTCAGAAGACAAGAAACcgggagaaagaaaaattaagaggcATGCTAAAAATAACTAATTAGGGTTTTCATGATTTAGCTTTACTATTGCACCTGCTTCCGTTTTGTGTGAGATGAGCTCAATTGTTTTCATATCCAAAACATGAGCTTAAACCCATCTCTGCTCTTTCAGCACAGCTGTGTGTAGATTTTGTTCTCTTTATAGTTCACTTCTAACTCAGCTGGCTTTTGATTTATAAATACTTTAGACCATCTCTTCATAATCTTCGTCTGAAATGAGAACAGAAAACACAAGTATGCAAAGCTTCTTTCGGGTCTACAAAAAGTGACAAATGCCTCATAAATGATAGTACAATTTAACTgtcaaaattttataattcattacGAGTGGTTAagttgttttaatgttttcaattaaAACTCAATGCAAGTCTATGTCTAAAGAGTCTTTTGTTCATTGTTCTGCAAGCAAACCTACTAGTAAAAGCCAAAGTTAGAAGTTTGTGGTTTTGAAagcatcatttctattttctgtagCTGTAAGTTCCTAATACATGTCTTTCTTGACAACAGTAAGCACCTATAAAAAAATTTACTAATGTAAATTCGTGGGAAAGTAGTATTTTGGCACCACTAAAATAAGGTTGTTAAGCAGAAAAAATTCAATCCATGCTTTACTTGAGGTGGACCAAAGTGGAAACCTGTTCCTTTTAAATCTGCCAGAGGGctgaagagaaaaatgttctaaagGTTTTTGTGTGTGGGACGGGAGAGGATTACTAGAGGTGATACTCTATTTCTCAGAACCAGAAAAATAGGACTTAATAagatataagtttaaaaaatgagagcaaaGACTTAATACAACAAAAGTcaggaaggtttaaaaaaaaaaaaagataaaatttaagacAGCAGAACTAAGACCAAGCATATCAGTAAGAGtaataaatatgattaaaaaattagGAGCTCCCAAATAGGGTTAAGTCAagttacctattttttttcaagatgatatccaaaagttaaaaacaggaACAATGATATATTAGGTAGATCAAGCAGAAAGGGGTAATTGtgaaagtcagatacttaatatCAGAAAGCATTAAATGGGAAAAAGGGTATTTCATAGCTGCCAAGATGTCACTGTTAAGAATCATTATGTATTAAATAggacatgagggatccctggatggcgcagcggtttagcacctgcctttggcccagggcgcgatcctggacacccaggatcgaatcccacattgggctcccggtgcagggagcctgcttctgtctctgcctctctctctctctgtgactcatacataaataaataaaaattaaaaaaaaaaaaagaaaaaccctttaaaaaaataggacatgAAACATATAAAGAATGTTATATACATAAGAGTTTGGCAAAGCTACACTCTTGGTAGGAGACCAACACTACCACCTTTCAGATTGTGGTAGATCAAGTGGACAGGTGATCAAAAGGAAGACCTGGACTTGTTCTCTATGCTTCCCTCAGATATAcatgacttattttttcttctttagtaagttctcttttttaagattttatttatttgacagagatagcaTAAGCacagggagacggagaagcaggctagcaggctctccactgagcagggagcccaatgcagggcttgctcccaggaccctgggatcatgacctgagctgcaagcaaacacttaaccaactgagccacccaggtgccccttattctTTCATTCAGGTCTCTACTGAGATGTGACTATAAAGAAGCATCTCCTGCCCTATCAAAATAGAATGGTATGCCTCTTTATTCTATTTGCACTAATATTTCCCAcattatgtatttcttcatcccctccatccccccagaatgtaagctccatgggAACAGGGATCTTATGCTCATGACTGTTTGCATAGTACCTAGGAGTTGGTGACACATTGTAGGTGATCAATAGATATTAATGATTCAgagctgcactgtccaatatggtgcCATTAGTCACTTGTGTCTATTTAAAACTGAGTTCCTCAagctagccacatttcaagagctCGAAAGCCATATATGACCAGTAGCTACTTCATCACAATGcacatacagaacatttccatcaccacaatACTCTACTggtcaggtcttttttttttttttttttttaacattctttttttttttttaattttttttttttaatttatttatgatagtcacagagagagagagagagaggcagagacacaggctgaggaagaagcaggctccatgcaccgggagcctgatgtgggattcgatcctgggtctccaggatcgcgccctgggccaaaggcaggcgccaaaccgttgcgccacccagggatccctactggtCAGGTCTTAATATAAGTTTGAATAATACATAAAGGCAAGTGATTCTGTGCATAACAATTCACCTTTATTAAATGCCCATAGGGCCATTCCAATAATGGGTCATCTACTGAGCCACAGGGAAGAACAATTCCAAGAAACAAAAGGCAGGTCATATTCAGTAGCAACACTGCAATGTAGTTGGAACAGGAGATAAAATTTTCCTGGTTTGCGAAATTCAGGCATCCTTTGCTTTCCACAAGGTTGTTGCATGCCACTTCACTTTTAGAAAAGGCTTACGTTACTATAGTAATGGCGTTTTttgataaaagtgaaaatcctcttcagatttctttcagcaGAAACAGGTACTACTGTATGTCTTTCATAAAGGCGAAGTGGTGTATCACGAAC
This window contains:
- the SPCS1 gene encoding signal peptidase complex subunit 1 gives rise to the protein MLEHLSSLPTQMDYKGQKLAEQMFQGIILFSAIVGFIYGYVAEQFGWTVYIVMAGFAFSCLLTLPPWPIYRRHPLKWLPVQDSGSEDKKPGERKIKRHAKNN